From the Primulina tabacum isolate GXHZ01 chromosome 15, ASM2559414v2, whole genome shotgun sequence genome, one window contains:
- the LOC142526381 gene encoding uncharacterized protein LOC142526381 isoform X2 has product MIPQQWTPPCNSQCTNKYAALMQIPWRVFCKKGCDADGETWDECLGECDEICYKDPVLKDQKWSAYIDRSPGSVSYSEECFRACVAGCGYKFEIPSDQIHHVNSRSPKLPIKEKPAAPPALEPRPPHASILTKDEIPSTSA; this is encoded by the exons atgatTCCACAGCAATGGACGCCGCCGTGTAACAGTCAATGCACCAACAAATATGCCGCTCTCATGCAAATCCCAT GGAGAGTGTTTTGCAAAAAGGGGTGTGATGCTGATGGTGAAACATGGGATGAAT GTTTGGGTGAATGCGATGAAATATGTTACAAAGACCCAGTCCTCAAGGACCAGAAATGGAGTGCTTATATTGATCGTTCTCCTGGTTCTGTTAGCTACTCAGAG GAATGCTTCCGTGCATGCGTAGCTGGCTGTGGTTACAAG TTTGAGATTCCTTCAGATCAAATCCATCACGTTAATTCAAGATCACCAAAGCTCCCAATCAAAGAGAAACCAGCTGCCCCTCCTGCTCTCGAACCCAGACCACCTCATGCATCCATTCTGACTAAAGATGAGATACCTAGCACTTCTGCATA G
- the LOC142526381 gene encoding uncharacterized protein LOC142526381 isoform X1: protein MIPQQWTPPCNSQCTNKYAALMQIPWRVFCKKGCDADGETWDECLGECDEICYKDPVLKDQKWSAYIDRSPGSVSYSEECFRACVAGCGYKFEIPSDQIHHVNSRSPKLPIKEKPAAPPALEPRPPHASILTKDEIPSTSA from the exons atgatTCCACAGCAATGGACGCCGCCGTGTAACAGTCAATGCACCAACAAATATGCCGCTCTCATGCAAATCCCAT GGAGAGTGTTTTGCAAAAAGGGGTGTGATGCTGATGGTGAAACATGGGATGAAT GTTTGGGTGAATGCGATGAAATATGTTACAAAGACCCAGTCCTCAAGGACCAGAAATGGAGTGCTTATATTGATCGTTCTCCTGGTTCTGTTAGCTACTCAGAG GAATGCTTCCGTGCATGCGTAGCTGGCTGTGGTTACAAG TTTGAGATTCCTTCAGATCAAATCCATCACGTTAATTCAAGATCACCAAAGCTCCCAATCAAAGAGAAACCAGCTGCCCCTCCTGCTCTCGAACCCAGACCACCTCATGCATCCATTCTGACTAAAGATGAGATACCTAGCACTTCTGCATAG
- the LOC142526381 gene encoding uncharacterized protein LOC142526381 isoform X3, producing MPLSCKSHVLVGRVFCKKGCDADGETWDECLGECDEICYKDPVLKDQKWSAYIDRSPGSVSYSEECFRACVAGCGYKFEIPSDQIHHVNSRSPKLPIKEKPAAPPALEPRPPHASILTKDEIPSTSA from the exons ATGCCGCTCTCATGCAAATCCCAT GTTCTTGTAGGGAGAGTGTTTTGCAAAAAGGGGTGTGATGCTGATGGTGAAACATGGGATGAAT GTTTGGGTGAATGCGATGAAATATGTTACAAAGACCCAGTCCTCAAGGACCAGAAATGGAGTGCTTATATTGATCGTTCTCCTGGTTCTGTTAGCTACTCAGAG GAATGCTTCCGTGCATGCGTAGCTGGCTGTGGTTACAAG TTTGAGATTCCTTCAGATCAAATCCATCACGTTAATTCAAGATCACCAAAGCTCCCAATCAAAGAGAAACCAGCTGCCCCTCCTGCTCTCGAACCCAGACCACCTCATGCATCCATTCTGACTAAAGATGAGATACCTAGCACTTCTGCATAG